From a single Nicotiana tomentosiformis chromosome 2, ASM39032v3, whole genome shotgun sequence genomic region:
- the LOC104099806 gene encoding cysteine-tryptophan domain-containing zinc finger protein 3 isoform X1: MIYVDGRKGLVLEFGVKTEMKETKLEEGDACNDSTVDPDIALSYIDEKLQDVLGHFQKDFEDGVSSENLGSKFGGYGSFLPTYQRSPSWSCTPSNMRPEGGRRSSVASSSTSLPGRPTAASAYSAVVPAPKAQTANGKTNSAIPPAHENVSALKSEIVKKPTNLSDQKAPKLHIGVGIENLSTQKKAEIYSGLGLDAFPSSSPDDSSIYGEGLSHDLGDSRYESPTSILQIMTSYPMHEGLLLSPLSDDLICLTEKGRFWGKCGSERMIKESFETSVALVNGSHYAKRKASEAGKWKSYDKDVLANGYGNDNQNRSGVQSKEEVDVDVITSEELVSKALKLPLIETKFHGVQSTEVLKEVSIADSMESKSKKTPYRDTRLSGSGSEDMKKNHAGDRYRDFFGDMEADDDNDETGVHEIPSPDSDAVGKKSLVEHNGSIKERVNVRKTEKPCSSGEYPISASNGSTSPDALRASQENQNLGVQVIESSRTKGYGSKASSSGTKQDCSQSSDHVIMNHEEKRRRKNKEKRIFLDNHSDGGTKNAKMRNMSEEDLDVSAKKIKRDDVHRESGTKVKANTMVSGYATHQDADINADRLRQTSQYVCKTENSDQGSDKERKNDHQYQNSAPASNGRRGSSSRNKDKNGAPKYDSDQCMTKDRDILSLSSDQMPLDEEKMTPGKNKFQEKSGVSSDRLKKSSKKDPSGKLLDKNVKGDNQSRIVHHDDAQVGLDVTSYPDKRHAPVPDRDDHRSSKKHVSNKSEQIEVSPKSPLTRDQNETVVFKEPVPGSERENGANLVIVDAFERERSNNSRQGKKAKSHHGKLPNSTAHKVRDVDVPSPVRKDSSSQAATNAIKEATNLKHLADRLKNSGSSESTGIYFQAALKFLHGASLLELDSTKHGELNQSRRIYSSTAKLCQFCAYEYEKMKDMAAAALAYKCMEVAYMRVIYSSQSDANRYRNELQTALQILPPGESPFSSVSDVDNLNNPTMVDKAALAKVVGSPQVAGTHVVSARNGSSFMRLINLAQEVNFAMEASRKSRGAYAAVNPGPGDSQCKEGALSVKRALDYNFQDVDGLLRLVRVAMEAISH, translated from the exons ATGATTTATGTAGATGGAAGAAAGGGGTTAGTTTTAGAATTTGGTGTTAAAACAGAGATGAAGGAGACTAAGCTTGAAGAGGGAGATGCTTGTAATGATTCAACAGTTGACCCTGATATTGCACTCTCCTATATT GATGAGAAACTCCAAGATGTTTTGGGACATTTTCAAAAGGATTTTGAGGATGGAGTTTCATCTGAGAACTTGG GGTCAAAATTTGGTGGATATGGTTCGTTTTTACCTACCTATCAGCGTTCACCTTCTTGGTCTTGTACACCGAGCAATATGCGCCCAGAG GGTGGTCGGCGATCCTCAGTAGCATCATCATCCACTTCTCTGCCAGGAAGGCCCACAGCAGCTTCTGCCTATTCGGCAGTAGTACCTGCACCGAAGGCTCAAACAGCTAATGGGAAAACAAATTCAGCTATTCCACCTGCTCATGAAAACGTCTCCGCTTTGAAAAGTGAAATAGTCAAGAAGCCGACAAATCTATCAGACCAGAAAGCTCCCAAGTTGCATATCGGAGTTGGTATTGAAAATTTGTCAACCCAAAAGAAAGCTGAAATCTACAGCGGGCTCGGTCTTGATGCCTTTCCGTCATCATCGCCGGATGATAGCTCGATATATGGTGAGGGGTTGTCCCATGACCTTGGGGATTCCCGATATGAATCTCCGACAAGTATACTTCAG ATTATGACCTCATATCCAATGCATGAAGGCCTACTATTATCACCGCTTTCGGATGATTTGATTTGCTTGACTGAAAAAGGGAGGTTCTGGGGGAAATGTGGATCTGAACGTATGATCAAGGAAAGCTTTGAAACTTCTGTTGCATTAGTAAATGGATCTCATTATGCAAAGAGGAAAGCTTCAGAAGCTGGGAAATGGAAATCTTACGATAAAGATGTTTTAGCAAATGGCTATGGCAATGACAATCAAAATCGTAGTGGTGTGCAATCAAAGGAGGAGGTTGATGTAGACGTTATCACCAGTGAAGAACTTGTTTCTAAGGCATTGAAGCTCCCTCTTATCGAAACTAAGTTTCACGGTGTTCAAAGCACAGAGGTCTTAAAAGAAGTTTCCATCGCTGATTCCATGGAATCTAAGAGTAAGAAAACCCCTTATAGAGACACTCGCTTGTCTGGAAGTGGTTCGGAGGACATGAAAAAGAACCATGCCGGAGATAGATACAGAGACTTCTTTGGGGACATGGAAGCTGATGACGACAATGATGAAACTGGTGTACATGAAATTCCTTCACCAGATTCTGATGCTGTCGGTAAGAAAAGTTTAGTTGAACATAACGGCTCGATAAAGGAAAGAGTTAATGTTAGAAAAACCGAGAAACCATGTTCATCTGGGGAGTATCCTATATCGGCTTCAAATGGATCAACTTCCCCTGATGCTTTGCGCGCCAGCCAAGAGAACCAGAATCTTGGTGTACAAGTTATCGAATCCAGTCGGACAAAAGGATATGGATCAAAAGCTTCGTCAAGTGGAACTAAACAAGATTGCTCACAATCTTCCGACCATGTCATAATGAACCACGAGGAGAAGAGGAGACGTAAAAACAAAGAGAAGAGAATTTTTCTTGACAACCATTCTGATGGAG GTACAAAGAACGCAAAGATGAGGAACATGAGTGAGGAGGATTTAGATGTATCTGCTAAAAAAATTAAACGAGATGATGTCCATCGTGAATCAGGTACAAAAGTCAAAGCAAATACCATGGTTTCTGGTTATGCAACTCATCAAGATGCTGACATAAATGCAGATCGATTACGTCAAACTAGTCAATATGTTTGCAAGACGGAAAACTCAGATCAAGGATCTGATAAGGAGAGAAAGAATGACCATCAGTATCAGAACAGTGCGCCAGCCTCAAATGGTAGAAGAGGTTCCTCGTCACGGAATAAAGACAAGAATGGGGCTCCAAAATATGATTCTGACCAATGTATGACCAAAGATCGTGATATTTTAAGTTTATCTTCAGATCAAATGCCATTGGATGAGGAGAAAATGACACCAGGAAAAAACAAGTTTCAGGAGAAATCTGGGGTTAGTTCTGATAGATTAAAAAAGAGTTCCAAGAAGGATCCTTCTGGAAAATTATTGGACAAAAATGTTAAAGGAGACAATCAATCAAGAATTGTTCATCACGATGACGCACAGGTTGGATTGGATGTTACATCCTACCCAGATAAAAGGCACGCGCCAGTACCTGATCGAGATGATCATAGATCATCTAAGAAGCATGTTTCCAACAAAAGCGAGCAGATTGAAGTCTCTCCCAAGTCTCCATTAACAAGAGATCAGAAtgagacagttgtatttaaaGAGCCGGTTCCTGGATCCGAAAGGGAAAATGGGGCAAATCTTGTTATAGTTGATGCTTTTGAAAGGGAAAGGTCAAATAATTCACGACAGGGTAAAAAAGCTAAAAGCCACCACGGAAAACTACCTAATAGTACTGCTCATAAGGTCAGGGATGTAGATGTTCCAAGCCCTGTTCGGAAGGATTCGTCGAGTCAAGCTGCTACAAATGCTATAAAAGAAGCCACAAACCTTAAACACCTGGCAGATCGCCTCAAG AATTCTGGATCAAGTGAAAGCACGGGTATCTATTTCCAAGCAGCACTAAAGTTTCTCCATGGCGCCTCCTTACTAGAATTAGACAGCACTAAGCATGGTGAATTGAACCAGTCAAGGAGAATCTATAGCAGCACTGCGAAACTCTGCCA GTTTTGTGCTTATGAATATGAGAAAATGAAAGACATGGCTGCTGCTGCACTTGCTTATAAATGCATGGAAGTTGCATACATGCGAGTAATTTATTCTTCACAGTCCGATGCAAATCGATACAGAAATGAGTTACAAACAGCTCTACAAATTCTTCCTCCAG GTGAGTCTCCTTTCTCTTCTGTCTCTGATGTTGACAATTTGAACAATCCAACAATGGTAGACAAGGCTGCATTGGCAAAAGTTGTTGGTTCTCCTCAAGTAGCTGGAACTCATGTTGTCTCAGCAAGAAATGGTTCTAGCTTCATGCGGCTAATCAACTTG GCACAGGAAGTTAATTTTGCAATGGAGGCATCCAGGAAATCACGTGGTGCTTATGCAGCTGTTAATCCAGGGCCTGGAGATTCACAATGTAAAGAGGGTGCATTATCCGTTAAGAGGGCTCTTGATTACAACTTCCAGGACGTGGACGGATTATTACGTCTTGTGCGTGTCGCCATGGAAGCTATCAGCCACTAG
- the LOC104099806 gene encoding cysteine-tryptophan domain-containing zinc finger protein 7 isoform X3, translating into MIYVDGRKGLVLEFGVKTEMKETKLEEGDACNDSTVDPDIALSYIDEKLQDVLGHFQKDFEDGVSSENLGSKFGGYGSFLPTYQRSPSWSCTPSNMRPEGGRRSSVASSSTSLPGRPTAASAYSAVVPAPKAQTANGKTNSAIPPAHENVSALKSEIVKKPTNLSDQKAPKLHIGVGIENLSTQKKAEIYSGLGLDAFPSSSPDDSSIYGEGLSHDLGDSRYESPTSILQIMTSYPMHEGLLLSPLSDDLICLTEKGRFWGKCGSERMIKESFETSVALVNGSHYAKRKASEAGKWKSYDKDVLANGYGNDNQNRSGVQSKEEVDVDVITSEELVSKALKLPLIETKFHGVQSTEVLKEVSIADSMESKSKKTPYRDTRLSGSGSEDMKKNHAGDRYRDFFGDMEADDDNDETGVHEIPSPDSDAVGKKSLVEHNGSIKERVNVRKTEKPCSSGEYPISASNGSTSPDALRASQENQNLGVQVIESSRTKGYGSKASSSGTKQDCSQSSDHVIMNHEEKRRRKNKEKRIFLDNHSDGGTKNAKMRNMSEEDLDVSAKKIKRDDVHRESDRLRQTSQYVCKTENSDQGSDKERKNDHQYQNSAPASNGRRGSSSRNKDKNGAPKYDSDQCMTKDRDILSLSSDQMPLDEEKMTPGKNKFQEKSGVSSDRLKKSSKKDPSGKLLDKNVKGDNQSRIVHHDDAQVGLDVTSYPDKRHAPVPDRDDHRSSKKHVSNKSEQIEVSPKSPLTRDQNETVVFKEPVPGSERENGANLVIVDAFERERSNNSRQGKKAKSHHGKLPNSTAHKVRDVDVPSPVRKDSSSQAATNAIKEATNLKHLADRLKNSGSSESTGIYFQAALKFLHGASLLELDSTKHGELNQSRRIYSSTAKLCQFCAYEYEKMKDMAAAALAYKCMEVAYMRVIYSSQSDANRYRNELQTALQILPPGESPFSSVSDVDNLNNPTMVDKAALAKVVGSPQVAGTHVVSARNGSSFMRLINLAQEVNFAMEASRKSRGAYAAVNPGPGDSQCKEGALSVKRALDYNFQDVDGLLRLVRVAMEAISH; encoded by the exons ATGATTTATGTAGATGGAAGAAAGGGGTTAGTTTTAGAATTTGGTGTTAAAACAGAGATGAAGGAGACTAAGCTTGAAGAGGGAGATGCTTGTAATGATTCAACAGTTGACCCTGATATTGCACTCTCCTATATT GATGAGAAACTCCAAGATGTTTTGGGACATTTTCAAAAGGATTTTGAGGATGGAGTTTCATCTGAGAACTTGG GGTCAAAATTTGGTGGATATGGTTCGTTTTTACCTACCTATCAGCGTTCACCTTCTTGGTCTTGTACACCGAGCAATATGCGCCCAGAG GGTGGTCGGCGATCCTCAGTAGCATCATCATCCACTTCTCTGCCAGGAAGGCCCACAGCAGCTTCTGCCTATTCGGCAGTAGTACCTGCACCGAAGGCTCAAACAGCTAATGGGAAAACAAATTCAGCTATTCCACCTGCTCATGAAAACGTCTCCGCTTTGAAAAGTGAAATAGTCAAGAAGCCGACAAATCTATCAGACCAGAAAGCTCCCAAGTTGCATATCGGAGTTGGTATTGAAAATTTGTCAACCCAAAAGAAAGCTGAAATCTACAGCGGGCTCGGTCTTGATGCCTTTCCGTCATCATCGCCGGATGATAGCTCGATATATGGTGAGGGGTTGTCCCATGACCTTGGGGATTCCCGATATGAATCTCCGACAAGTATACTTCAG ATTATGACCTCATATCCAATGCATGAAGGCCTACTATTATCACCGCTTTCGGATGATTTGATTTGCTTGACTGAAAAAGGGAGGTTCTGGGGGAAATGTGGATCTGAACGTATGATCAAGGAAAGCTTTGAAACTTCTGTTGCATTAGTAAATGGATCTCATTATGCAAAGAGGAAAGCTTCAGAAGCTGGGAAATGGAAATCTTACGATAAAGATGTTTTAGCAAATGGCTATGGCAATGACAATCAAAATCGTAGTGGTGTGCAATCAAAGGAGGAGGTTGATGTAGACGTTATCACCAGTGAAGAACTTGTTTCTAAGGCATTGAAGCTCCCTCTTATCGAAACTAAGTTTCACGGTGTTCAAAGCACAGAGGTCTTAAAAGAAGTTTCCATCGCTGATTCCATGGAATCTAAGAGTAAGAAAACCCCTTATAGAGACACTCGCTTGTCTGGAAGTGGTTCGGAGGACATGAAAAAGAACCATGCCGGAGATAGATACAGAGACTTCTTTGGGGACATGGAAGCTGATGACGACAATGATGAAACTGGTGTACATGAAATTCCTTCACCAGATTCTGATGCTGTCGGTAAGAAAAGTTTAGTTGAACATAACGGCTCGATAAAGGAAAGAGTTAATGTTAGAAAAACCGAGAAACCATGTTCATCTGGGGAGTATCCTATATCGGCTTCAAATGGATCAACTTCCCCTGATGCTTTGCGCGCCAGCCAAGAGAACCAGAATCTTGGTGTACAAGTTATCGAATCCAGTCGGACAAAAGGATATGGATCAAAAGCTTCGTCAAGTGGAACTAAACAAGATTGCTCACAATCTTCCGACCATGTCATAATGAACCACGAGGAGAAGAGGAGACGTAAAAACAAAGAGAAGAGAATTTTTCTTGACAACCATTCTGATGGAG GTACAAAGAACGCAAAGATGAGGAACATGAGTGAGGAGGATTTAGATGTATCTGCTAAAAAAATTAAACGAGATGATGTCCATCGTGAATCAG ATCGATTACGTCAAACTAGTCAATATGTTTGCAAGACGGAAAACTCAGATCAAGGATCTGATAAGGAGAGAAAGAATGACCATCAGTATCAGAACAGTGCGCCAGCCTCAAATGGTAGAAGAGGTTCCTCGTCACGGAATAAAGACAAGAATGGGGCTCCAAAATATGATTCTGACCAATGTATGACCAAAGATCGTGATATTTTAAGTTTATCTTCAGATCAAATGCCATTGGATGAGGAGAAAATGACACCAGGAAAAAACAAGTTTCAGGAGAAATCTGGGGTTAGTTCTGATAGATTAAAAAAGAGTTCCAAGAAGGATCCTTCTGGAAAATTATTGGACAAAAATGTTAAAGGAGACAATCAATCAAGAATTGTTCATCACGATGACGCACAGGTTGGATTGGATGTTACATCCTACCCAGATAAAAGGCACGCGCCAGTACCTGATCGAGATGATCATAGATCATCTAAGAAGCATGTTTCCAACAAAAGCGAGCAGATTGAAGTCTCTCCCAAGTCTCCATTAACAAGAGATCAGAAtgagacagttgtatttaaaGAGCCGGTTCCTGGATCCGAAAGGGAAAATGGGGCAAATCTTGTTATAGTTGATGCTTTTGAAAGGGAAAGGTCAAATAATTCACGACAGGGTAAAAAAGCTAAAAGCCACCACGGAAAACTACCTAATAGTACTGCTCATAAGGTCAGGGATGTAGATGTTCCAAGCCCTGTTCGGAAGGATTCGTCGAGTCAAGCTGCTACAAATGCTATAAAAGAAGCCACAAACCTTAAACACCTGGCAGATCGCCTCAAG AATTCTGGATCAAGTGAAAGCACGGGTATCTATTTCCAAGCAGCACTAAAGTTTCTCCATGGCGCCTCCTTACTAGAATTAGACAGCACTAAGCATGGTGAATTGAACCAGTCAAGGAGAATCTATAGCAGCACTGCGAAACTCTGCCA GTTTTGTGCTTATGAATATGAGAAAATGAAAGACATGGCTGCTGCTGCACTTGCTTATAAATGCATGGAAGTTGCATACATGCGAGTAATTTATTCTTCACAGTCCGATGCAAATCGATACAGAAATGAGTTACAAACAGCTCTACAAATTCTTCCTCCAG GTGAGTCTCCTTTCTCTTCTGTCTCTGATGTTGACAATTTGAACAATCCAACAATGGTAGACAAGGCTGCATTGGCAAAAGTTGTTGGTTCTCCTCAAGTAGCTGGAACTCATGTTGTCTCAGCAAGAAATGGTTCTAGCTTCATGCGGCTAATCAACTTG GCACAGGAAGTTAATTTTGCAATGGAGGCATCCAGGAAATCACGTGGTGCTTATGCAGCTGTTAATCCAGGGCCTGGAGATTCACAATGTAAAGAGGGTGCATTATCCGTTAAGAGGGCTCTTGATTACAACTTCCAGGACGTGGACGGATTATTACGTCTTGTGCGTGTCGCCATGGAAGCTATCAGCCACTAG
- the LOC104099806 gene encoding cysteine-tryptophan domain-containing zinc finger protein 7 isoform X5 yields MIYVDGRKGLVLEFGVKTEMKETKLEEGDACNDSTVDPDIALSYIDEKLQDVLGHFQKDFEDGVSSENLGSKFGGYGSFLPTYQRSPSWSCTPSNMRPEGGRRSSVASSSTSLPGRPTAASAYSAVVPAPKAQTANGKTNSAIPPAHENVSALKSEIVKKPTNLSDQKAPKLHIGVGIENLSTQKKAEIYSGLGLDAFPSSSPDDSSIYGEGLSHDLGDSRYESPTSILQIMTSYPMHEGLLLSPLSDDLICLTEKGRFWGKCGSERMIKESFETSVALVNGSHYAKRKASEAGKWKSYDKDVLANGYGNDNQNRSGVQSKEEVDVDVITSEELVSKALKLPLIETKFHGVQSTEVLKEVSIADSMESKSKKTPYRDTRLSGSGSEDMKKNHAGDRYRDFFGDMEADDDNDETGVHEIPSPDSDAVGKKSLVEHNGSIKERVNVRKTEKPCSSGEYPISASNGSTSPDALRASQENQNLGVQVIESSRTKGYGSKASSSGTKQDCSQSSDHVIMNHEEKRRRKNKEKRIFLDNHSDGGTKNAKMRNMSEEDLDVSAKKIKRDDVHRESGTKVKANTMVSGYATHQDADINADRLRQTSQYVCKTENSDQGSDKERKNDHQYQNSAPASNGRRGSSSRNKDKNGAPKYDSDQCMTKDRDILSLSSDQMPLDEEKMTPGKNKFQEKSGVSSDRLKKSSKKDPSGKLLDKNVKGDNQSRIVHHDDAQVGLDVTSYPDKRHAPVPDRDDHRSSKKHVSNKSEQIEVSPKSPLTRDQNETVVFKEPVPGSERENGANLVIVDAFERERSNNSRQGKKAKSHHGKLPNSTAHKVRDVDVPSPVRKDSSSQAATNAIKEATNLKHLADRLKNSGSSESTGIYFQAALKFLHGASLLELDSTKHGELNQSRRIYSSTAKLCQNRLL; encoded by the exons ATGATTTATGTAGATGGAAGAAAGGGGTTAGTTTTAGAATTTGGTGTTAAAACAGAGATGAAGGAGACTAAGCTTGAAGAGGGAGATGCTTGTAATGATTCAACAGTTGACCCTGATATTGCACTCTCCTATATT GATGAGAAACTCCAAGATGTTTTGGGACATTTTCAAAAGGATTTTGAGGATGGAGTTTCATCTGAGAACTTGG GGTCAAAATTTGGTGGATATGGTTCGTTTTTACCTACCTATCAGCGTTCACCTTCTTGGTCTTGTACACCGAGCAATATGCGCCCAGAG GGTGGTCGGCGATCCTCAGTAGCATCATCATCCACTTCTCTGCCAGGAAGGCCCACAGCAGCTTCTGCCTATTCGGCAGTAGTACCTGCACCGAAGGCTCAAACAGCTAATGGGAAAACAAATTCAGCTATTCCACCTGCTCATGAAAACGTCTCCGCTTTGAAAAGTGAAATAGTCAAGAAGCCGACAAATCTATCAGACCAGAAAGCTCCCAAGTTGCATATCGGAGTTGGTATTGAAAATTTGTCAACCCAAAAGAAAGCTGAAATCTACAGCGGGCTCGGTCTTGATGCCTTTCCGTCATCATCGCCGGATGATAGCTCGATATATGGTGAGGGGTTGTCCCATGACCTTGGGGATTCCCGATATGAATCTCCGACAAGTATACTTCAG ATTATGACCTCATATCCAATGCATGAAGGCCTACTATTATCACCGCTTTCGGATGATTTGATTTGCTTGACTGAAAAAGGGAGGTTCTGGGGGAAATGTGGATCTGAACGTATGATCAAGGAAAGCTTTGAAACTTCTGTTGCATTAGTAAATGGATCTCATTATGCAAAGAGGAAAGCTTCAGAAGCTGGGAAATGGAAATCTTACGATAAAGATGTTTTAGCAAATGGCTATGGCAATGACAATCAAAATCGTAGTGGTGTGCAATCAAAGGAGGAGGTTGATGTAGACGTTATCACCAGTGAAGAACTTGTTTCTAAGGCATTGAAGCTCCCTCTTATCGAAACTAAGTTTCACGGTGTTCAAAGCACAGAGGTCTTAAAAGAAGTTTCCATCGCTGATTCCATGGAATCTAAGAGTAAGAAAACCCCTTATAGAGACACTCGCTTGTCTGGAAGTGGTTCGGAGGACATGAAAAAGAACCATGCCGGAGATAGATACAGAGACTTCTTTGGGGACATGGAAGCTGATGACGACAATGATGAAACTGGTGTACATGAAATTCCTTCACCAGATTCTGATGCTGTCGGTAAGAAAAGTTTAGTTGAACATAACGGCTCGATAAAGGAAAGAGTTAATGTTAGAAAAACCGAGAAACCATGTTCATCTGGGGAGTATCCTATATCGGCTTCAAATGGATCAACTTCCCCTGATGCTTTGCGCGCCAGCCAAGAGAACCAGAATCTTGGTGTACAAGTTATCGAATCCAGTCGGACAAAAGGATATGGATCAAAAGCTTCGTCAAGTGGAACTAAACAAGATTGCTCACAATCTTCCGACCATGTCATAATGAACCACGAGGAGAAGAGGAGACGTAAAAACAAAGAGAAGAGAATTTTTCTTGACAACCATTCTGATGGAG GTACAAAGAACGCAAAGATGAGGAACATGAGTGAGGAGGATTTAGATGTATCTGCTAAAAAAATTAAACGAGATGATGTCCATCGTGAATCAGGTACAAAAGTCAAAGCAAATACCATGGTTTCTGGTTATGCAACTCATCAAGATGCTGACATAAATGCAGATCGATTACGTCAAACTAGTCAATATGTTTGCAAGACGGAAAACTCAGATCAAGGATCTGATAAGGAGAGAAAGAATGACCATCAGTATCAGAACAGTGCGCCAGCCTCAAATGGTAGAAGAGGTTCCTCGTCACGGAATAAAGACAAGAATGGGGCTCCAAAATATGATTCTGACCAATGTATGACCAAAGATCGTGATATTTTAAGTTTATCTTCAGATCAAATGCCATTGGATGAGGAGAAAATGACACCAGGAAAAAACAAGTTTCAGGAGAAATCTGGGGTTAGTTCTGATAGATTAAAAAAGAGTTCCAAGAAGGATCCTTCTGGAAAATTATTGGACAAAAATGTTAAAGGAGACAATCAATCAAGAATTGTTCATCACGATGACGCACAGGTTGGATTGGATGTTACATCCTACCCAGATAAAAGGCACGCGCCAGTACCTGATCGAGATGATCATAGATCATCTAAGAAGCATGTTTCCAACAAAAGCGAGCAGATTGAAGTCTCTCCCAAGTCTCCATTAACAAGAGATCAGAAtgagacagttgtatttaaaGAGCCGGTTCCTGGATCCGAAAGGGAAAATGGGGCAAATCTTGTTATAGTTGATGCTTTTGAAAGGGAAAGGTCAAATAATTCACGACAGGGTAAAAAAGCTAAAAGCCACCACGGAAAACTACCTAATAGTACTGCTCATAAGGTCAGGGATGTAGATGTTCCAAGCCCTGTTCGGAAGGATTCGTCGAGTCAAGCTGCTACAAATGCTATAAAAGAAGCCACAAACCTTAAACACCTGGCAGATCGCCTCAAG AATTCTGGATCAAGTGAAAGCACGGGTATCTATTTCCAAGCAGCACTAAAGTTTCTCCATGGCGCCTCCTTACTAGAATTAGACAGCACTAAGCATGGTGAATTGAACCAGTCAAGGAGAATCTATAGCAGCACTGCGAAACTCTGCCA AAATCGGTTGTTATAA